In Nitrosarchaeum sp., the following proteins share a genomic window:
- the msrB gene encoding peptide-methionine (R)-S-oxide reductase MsrB translates to MAEKIEKTPQEWKEVLTPDQFEVCINKGTEPPFSGKYYKNKEKGTYKCVCCGEPLFTSETKYDSGSGWPSFWKPLSDEKIEYISDNAYGMVRTEVNCKKCGAHLGHVFDDGPKPTNLRYCINSISLDLEKKDG, encoded by the coding sequence ATGGCAGAGAAAATTGAAAAAACACCACAAGAATGGAAAGAAGTACTGACACCAGACCAATTTGAAGTTTGTATCAACAAAGGAACTGAGCCACCTTTTTCAGGAAAATATTACAAAAACAAGGAGAAAGGAACTTACAAATGCGTTTGTTGTGGAGAACCACTATTCACATCTGAAACAAAGTATGATTCAGGTTCTGGATGGCCAAGTTTTTGGAAACCGCTTTCAGATGAAAAAATAGAATACATATCAGATAATGCTTACGGAATGGTACGGACTGAAGTAAACTGTAAAAAGTGTGGTGCACATCTAGGTCATGTTTTTGATGATGGTCCTAAACCAACCAATCTCAGATACTGTATTAACTCGATTTCACTTGATCTTGAGAAAAAAGATGGTTAA
- a CDS encoding FAD-dependent thymidylate synthase: MTTILSEFSSNEKKILSEHFSNTDENVFAIITPRQVDRGALMSRYSRTDKNMRRIFLDEFLQNENRGEEFYNRVLLEYGDDSVAELGEAQIAIEGLSNIAVKKIEDRRIGLSYLEKSSRYVAWNKKVNGEYRFYKDSQLMNSKFADLYLETCNFSFDTYSKNIEPMIKYIREKYPIEKYTFKDSKDGKEKGFSKLKEEKDIKSANMIYNGSTKAKALDILRGLLPASTLTNVGITGNGRAFEYLLTILGASELEEEQNLASKIKKELDVTIKAFVKRADDKYGKAFQSYIQDLKKTSKDIAKEIKPKIISGVKTQLVDYESEKTAIDKIITSIIYEQSPSTSYLNIMQQVKKLSQTKKIKIIESFAKLRKNRRHRPSRAFESIYYTFDLLNNFGMFRDFHRHRALTLERQLLTTDHGYNTPNEIKVLGIEKDYQECMNKTKHAFDKIRKKYPEQGQYVVNFAYNYPYFMKFNLREACHLIELRTVPQGHIDYRQVAQQMFKEINKVHPNLSKIMRFVDLKEYDLERFESEKRTEEKRKKFKK, from the coding sequence ATGACAACTATATTGTCAGAATTTTCAAGTAATGAAAAAAAGATTCTATCAGAGCATTTTTCAAACACTGACGAAAATGTTTTTGCAATAATCACACCAAGACAGGTAGATCGTGGCGCATTAATGTCAAGATATAGTAGAACAGACAAAAATATGCGCAGAATTTTCTTAGATGAATTTTTACAAAATGAGAACAGAGGTGAAGAATTTTACAATCGAGTATTGTTAGAATATGGAGATGATTCTGTAGCAGAACTAGGAGAAGCCCAAATTGCAATTGAAGGTCTATCCAACATTGCAGTTAAAAAAATTGAAGATAGAAGAATAGGGTTATCATATTTAGAAAAATCATCAAGATACGTAGCATGGAATAAAAAAGTTAACGGAGAATACAGATTCTATAAAGATTCACAACTAATGAACTCTAAATTTGCTGATTTGTATTTAGAGACATGTAATTTTTCATTTGATACATATTCAAAAAACATCGAACCAATGATAAAATACATACGAGAAAAATATCCAATTGAAAAATATACTTTCAAAGATTCAAAAGATGGAAAAGAAAAAGGATTCTCTAAACTAAAAGAAGAAAAAGACATCAAATCTGCAAATATGATTTACAATGGTTCAACAAAAGCAAAAGCATTAGACATTCTACGTGGTCTTTTACCTGCATCAACTTTAACAAACGTGGGAATTACAGGAAATGGTCGTGCTTTTGAATACCTCCTCACAATACTTGGGGCATCAGAACTTGAAGAAGAGCAAAATTTAGCCTCAAAAATCAAAAAAGAACTAGATGTTACAATCAAGGCTTTTGTAAAAAGAGCTGATGACAAATACGGTAAAGCATTCCAAAGTTACATTCAAGATTTGAAAAAAACATCTAAAGACATAGCAAAAGAAATCAAGCCAAAAATAATTTCAGGAGTTAAAACACAGTTAGTAGATTACGAATCAGAAAAAACAGCCATAGACAAAATCATTACCAGTATAATCTATGAGCAATCTCCAAGTACATCATATCTTAACATAATGCAACAAGTAAAAAAATTATCGCAAACTAAAAAAATAAAGATAATCGAATCATTTGCAAAATTGAGAAAAAATAGACGTCATAGACCATCCAGAGCATTTGAGAGCATATATTATACATTTGATTTACTAAATAACTTTGGAATGTTCAGAGATTTTCATAGACATAGAGCATTGACACTAGAAAGACAATTACTAACAACAGATCATGGATATAACACTCCAAATGAGATCAAAGTCTTAGGAATTGAAAAAGACTATCAGGAATGCATGAATAAGACAAAACACGCATTTGATAAAATCAGAAAAAAATACCCAGAGCAAGGACAGTACGTTGTAAACTTTGCATATAATTATCCGTATTTTATGAAATTTAATCTCAGAGAAGCTTGTCATTTAATTGAATTAAGAACAGTGCCACAAGGACATATTGACTATAGACAAGTTGCACAACAAATGTTCAAAGAGATAAACAAAGTGCATCCAAATTTAAGCAAGATAATGAGATTTGTGGATTTAAAAGAATATGATTTGGAGAGATTTGAATCAGAAAAAAGAACTGAAGAAAAAAGAAAGAAGTTTAAAAAATAG
- a CDS encoding TerC/Alx family metal homeostasis membrane protein, which produces MPIESGIVTLELWVIFFAILSVTIAIDLGLIHKIKRRLTKASSSELEHVMSTKEALGWTITWISLAGIFAGMIYFALGNDKMIEFVTGYALEKSLSVDNMFVFLLVFTTLGIPHKYQHRVLSVGILSAIVMRIALILVGASLLDNFHWMIYIFGGLLWFTSIRMILQKEEKKIELEKNIAVRILKKFMPVNLNLVGNKFLVSINGVMHATPLLVALAIIELTDLVFAMDSIPAVLAITRDPFIVITSNVFAILGLRALYFLIGGMMERFHYLKPGLIVLLIFIGTKMIISEFYHIETVTSLIIVFVILVTVMVASLLKKPKTTKSE; this is translated from the coding sequence TTGCCAATAGAATCTGGTATAGTTACACTTGAACTGTGGGTTATCTTTTTTGCAATTCTTTCAGTAACTATTGCAATTGATCTTGGATTGATTCATAAAATAAAAAGAAGATTGACTAAAGCATCATCATCTGAATTAGAACATGTAATGTCTACCAAAGAGGCACTTGGTTGGACTATTACTTGGATTTCACTTGCAGGAATTTTTGCAGGAATGATCTATTTTGCACTTGGTAATGATAAGATGATTGAATTTGTAACTGGCTATGCACTAGAAAAGTCTCTTAGTGTAGATAACATGTTTGTATTTTTACTAGTTTTCACTACTCTTGGAATTCCTCATAAATATCAGCATAGAGTCCTCTCTGTTGGCATTCTCAGTGCAATTGTAATGAGAATTGCACTAATTCTGGTTGGTGCATCTTTGCTAGATAATTTCCATTGGATGATCTATATTTTTGGTGGATTGCTTTGGTTTACATCAATTAGAATGATCCTTCAAAAAGAAGAGAAAAAAATTGAACTTGAAAAAAACATTGCAGTCAGAATTTTAAAAAAATTCATGCCTGTTAACCTAAACTTGGTTGGCAACAAATTCCTTGTATCTATCAACGGTGTAATGCATGCCACTCCATTGTTAGTGGCACTTGCAATAATTGAGTTGACTGATTTGGTATTTGCAATGGACTCTATTCCTGCTGTCTTGGCAATTACTCGAGATCCATTCATAGTAATAACGTCAAATGTATTCGCTATCTTGGGTTTAAGGGCACTTTACTTTTTAATTGGTGGTATGATGGAACGATTCCATTATCTAAAACCTGGATTAATCGTTCTTTTGATATTTATTGGAACTAAGATGATAATCTCAGAATTCTATCATATTGAAACTGTGACTTCTTTGATTATTGTATTTGTCATTCTTGTAACTGTAATGGTTGCTTCATTACTAAAAAAACCAAAAACTACAAAATCTGAATAA
- a CDS encoding fibronectin type III domain-containing protein — protein MNRKSSVGLCFGVLLLISIVSIQMAYAEPTFSFKFGTFGTANNQLKNPHDVDVSSDGKSIYVTDTDNHRIVVFDDDGDYDYKFGTFCNMTSIQNCNDDADGADSDGDGQFNNPFGGVLDGIGNFFVVDSDNERVQRFDDGDGQFESKFGSSDNAKPEYLGSAQGIAIQKSTKKIFVSSIETDSISVFDSSGTFVINFKTFNGTQTLTNPSHMIIDDSEETLYVSDTGNDRIVAFKLVTGTTCPAGTTKAVDGICYIKKFGSAGTSDGKFDSPSGLAIDSANDLLYVADTDNNRIQIFKLTTDTTCASGTSKVVDGVCFVEKFGSLGTSDGKFDSPLGLALDTTHNLLYVADTDNSRIQAFTLVSASQTPNPPKNLKTSPVSPTSVLLTWEEPVLSTGAPAVTGYKIEYKTATTAYAVLIADTKSTSTSFLHEGLDSSNTYTYQIYAINSKGTSTPSSSSSVKPAETTTPSGLLATAISPNQIRLSWQAPSNTFGQSIGGYTIQRVVGPDVYDDIGSTNSKTTTYTVNNLTTDKSYSFVVRANIGYGVTEPSNTASATPKTTSVDVPQTQTSSNSAVIQISSPPIKLTATSTSSTQINLSWSPPSSIGNTPITGYKIEMKKDSGSYSVLVANTNSTSTTYSHTNLTTNSKYTYKVYAINNAGTSTASNEVTTIPTTTLKINPLGKLTIDEGKLLSFAVKLTDPSMSGMVFSLEKNPPAGASINQNNGMFSWTPNDTQGGKAYIFDIVANLGSLSDRQSITITVNDSIKKSDPVKEPVKEPEPTNEEPTDEPTKPKIAPFVDPERDPQSYVDRYNNEPSYKKWFDNNFPEYSSIYEAVGLDTPKGLAPFVDTSKDPQSYVDRYNNEPSYKKWFDNNFPEYSSIYEAVGLDKPKIDTPKTDEPKTDTPKTDEPKFGICGPGTKLIDGICTIVDMPKPKLKPWWQFW, from the coding sequence TTGAATAGAAAATCATCAGTTGGTCTATGTTTTGGTGTATTGTTGCTAATTAGCATTGTATCAATACAAATGGCATATGCTGAACCTACATTTTCTTTTAAATTTGGTACTTTTGGAACTGCAAATAATCAACTAAAGAATCCACATGATGTTGATGTAAGTAGTGATGGTAAATCTATCTACGTTACAGATACCGATAATCACAGAATTGTTGTATTTGATGACGATGGAGATTATGATTACAAATTTGGTACCTTTTGTAATATGACTTCAATTCAAAACTGTAATGACGACGCAGATGGAGCAGACAGCGATGGCGATGGACAATTTAACAATCCATTTGGTGGAGTTTTGGATGGGATTGGAAATTTCTTTGTTGTTGATTCTGATAATGAACGAGTTCAAAGATTTGATGACGGCGATGGTCAATTTGAATCAAAATTTGGTTCTTCTGATAATGCAAAACCGGAGTATCTAGGCTCTGCACAAGGAATTGCTATACAAAAGTCTACAAAGAAGATTTTTGTATCTAGTATTGAAACCGATTCCATATCGGTGTTTGATTCTTCAGGGACTTTTGTAATTAATTTTAAAACATTCAACGGTACTCAAACTCTAACGAATCCATCACATATGATAATTGATGATAGTGAAGAGACTCTATATGTTTCTGATACTGGTAATGACAGAATTGTAGCATTCAAACTTGTTACAGGAACAACATGTCCTGCAGGTACTACTAAAGCTGTAGATGGGATTTGCTATATCAAAAAGTTTGGATCTGCAGGTACATCTGACGGTAAATTTGATTCCCCTTCAGGTCTAGCAATTGATTCTGCAAATGATTTACTTTATGTTGCAGATACTGACAATAACCGAATCCAAATATTCAAACTAACTACTGATACAACTTGTGCTAGTGGTACAAGTAAAGTTGTCGATGGTGTATGTTTTGTAGAAAAGTTTGGCTCTTTGGGTACATCTGACGGTAAATTCGATTCTCCATTGGGACTCGCATTAGATACTACACATAATTTACTTTATGTTGCAGATACTGACAACAGTAGAATTCAGGCATTTACACTTGTATCTGCTTCTCAAACTCCTAACCCTCCAAAGAATTTGAAAACATCTCCAGTTTCTCCAACATCTGTTTTATTGACTTGGGAAGAACCAGTTTTATCTACTGGTGCTCCTGCAGTTACTGGTTACAAAATTGAATACAAAACAGCAACTACTGCATATGCTGTTTTAATAGCAGATACCAAAAGTACTTCAACATCATTTCTTCATGAAGGTCTAGATTCTAGTAATACTTACACTTATCAAATATATGCAATAAACTCTAAAGGAACAAGTACTCCTTCTTCTAGTTCATCAGTAAAACCTGCGGAAACTACTACTCCAAGTGGATTGCTTGCAACTGCAATTTCTCCAAATCAAATTAGACTTTCATGGCAAGCTCCATCAAACACATTTGGACAGAGCATTGGTGGGTATACAATTCAACGCGTAGTTGGACCCGATGTCTATGATGATATTGGTTCAACAAACAGTAAAACAACTACATACACTGTTAATAACTTAACAACTGATAAATCATATTCATTTGTAGTTCGAGCAAATATTGGATATGGTGTTACAGAACCATCAAATACTGCATCTGCTACTCCTAAAACAACTTCTGTTGATGTTCCTCAAACCCAAACATCTTCTAATTCTGCTGTAATACAAATTTCTTCACCTCCAATAAAATTAACTGCAACAAGTACTTCATCTACTCAGATTAATTTGTCATGGAGTCCACCTTCATCTATTGGAAATACTCCAATTACTGGTTACAAAATTGAAATGAAAAAAGATTCTGGTTCTTACTCTGTTTTGGTAGCAAATACAAACAGTACATCCACTACATACTCTCATACAAATCTTACAACAAATTCAAAATACACATACAAAGTATATGCGATAAATAATGCTGGTACAAGTACTGCGTCTAATGAAGTTACTACAATTCCGACAACTACTTTGAAAATAAATCCTTTAGGTAAGTTGACGATAGATGAAGGTAAATTACTATCTTTTGCTGTAAAGTTAACTGATCCATCTATGAGTGGTATGGTGTTTAGTTTAGAGAAGAATCCCCCTGCAGGAGCTTCAATTAATCAAAACAACGGAATGTTTAGTTGGACTCCAAATGATACACAGGGTGGAAAAGCATACATCTTTGATATAGTTGCAAATCTAGGCTCGTTAAGTGATAGACAATCTATTACAATTACCGTCAATGATTCTATCAAAAAATCTGATCCTGTCAAAGAGCCAGTCAAAGAACCTGAACCAACAAATGAGGAGCCTACTGATGAACCTACTAAACCAAAGATAGCCCCATTTGTTGATCCTGAAAGAGATCCACAATCCTATGTTGATAGATACAACAATGAACCAAGTTACAAAAAATGGTTTGATAATAATTTCCCAGAATACTCTTCCATTTATGAGGCAGTTGGATTAGATACGCCAAAAGGTTTAGCTCCGTTTGTTGATACTTCAAAAGATCCACAATCCTATGTTGATAGATACAACAATGAACCAAGTTACAAAAAATGGTTTGATAATAATTTCCCAGAATACTCTTCCATTTATGAGGCAGTTGGATTAGACAAACCAAAAATTGACACACCAAAAACCGATGAACCAAAAACTGACACACCAAAAACTGATGAACCGAAATTTGGAATATGTGGACCTGGAACAAAACTAATTGATGGCATATGTACTATTGTCGATATGCCAAAACCAAAACTAAAGCCTTGGTGGCAATTCTGGTAG
- a CDS encoding CdvA-like protein encodes MTHDDIDIIGKNVKDMYGTFMGKVIGTITDIDGSIQSVGVDCGAQGLQQIAYEQLVVQGSVVIFIPKWRLDSQRLLREKQLTLRRLKALIDIVSENDDMKEDAEIIHEKYKSKLESLDELENQIKSKLDARQAALEEQLKSTKMLLFDAKVQYKSNEISENTFETVKSCATELIEHVTHESAEISNVKRRIADLDAEVITVTTPPKKEIQESAVSYLGNSEQEQLVQSILPEAPTDPVIHSEATRADETESHLPTPPKEVKKETSHYDDWLARMEAS; translated from the coding sequence ATGACACACGACGATATCGATATCATCGGTAAAAACGTCAAAGACATGTACGGAACATTCATGGGTAAGGTCATTGGAACAATAACTGACATTGATGGAAGCATCCAATCAGTTGGCGTTGACTGCGGTGCTCAAGGATTACAGCAAATCGCATATGAGCAACTTGTAGTTCAAGGCAGTGTTGTTATATTCATTCCAAAATGGAGACTAGACTCACAAAGACTTCTACGCGAAAAACAACTAACACTGCGTCGTCTAAAGGCCTTGATTGATATTGTTTCTGAAAATGATGACATGAAAGAAGATGCCGAAATAATTCATGAAAAATACAAGTCAAAACTTGAATCATTGGATGAATTGGAAAACCAGATCAAATCAAAGCTAGATGCAAGACAAGCAGCGCTAGAGGAACAGCTAAAGTCTACAAAGATGTTGTTATTTGATGCAAAAGTACAATACAAGAGCAACGAAATCTCAGAGAATACATTTGAGACCGTGAAATCATGTGCTACGGAACTAATTGAGCATGTAACTCACGAATCTGCCGAAATCTCAAACGTAAAGAGAAGAATTGCTGATCTTGATGCAGAAGTAATAACTGTGACGACACCTCCAAAAAAAGAAATCCAAGAATCCGCCGTTTCATATCTGGGCAATTCTGAACAAGAGCAACTAGTTCAGAGCATACTTCCAGAAGCACCAACAGATCCAGTCATTCATTCAGAAGCAACACGTGCTGATGAAACCGAATCACATCTGCCGACACCTCCCAAAGAGGTCAAAAAAGAGACATCACACTATGACGACTGGCTAGCTAGAATGGAAGCATCTTAA
- the acs gene encoding acetate--CoA ligase yields the protein MSEFNIGLGNNDTQTRKDASLDFVSFWDKQAKNLSWFSSWDKTLDWNPPFAKWFVGGTINASYNALDIHQKNKAEKPAILWEGENGDSRVLTYNDIWIQVQKLANVLKSLGVKKGDRVTIYLPMIPELPISMLACARIGATHTVIFSGFSAAAIKDRIEDSKSKIVITADGGYRRGNVIKLKEVIDDAISDLDFVQNVIVVERTKSKINLSSKDKLWNQLMENSSYVFPAEKLDSAHPLYILYTSGTTGKPKGVLHGTGGYLTHLHSTFKWAFDIKDSDVFFCTADIGWVTGHSYVVYGPLLHGATEVMYEGAPDFPDASRMWDIIEKYKVTIFYTTPTALRMFMKFGNDIPNSFDLSSLRLLGSVGEPINPEVWRWYFKVIGKEKCPIIDTWWQTETGGMLISALPGLETIPLKPGSGTLPIPGLQISVVDESGNDVPANTKGYLLIKNPWPGMLLTLWGDDKKYRDVYWSKYKNCYYPGDYALKDSDGYFWLLGRADDVLKVSGHRIGTAELESCLVSHNDVAESAVCGIPDEIKGEIIIAFVVLKQNITKDTAILEKELSTKIRNDIGAIATPQQIYFVSKLPKTRSGKIMRRLLKAIANKETIGDVSTLEDGAAVSEIQSAFDEIQKSIQNKTK from the coding sequence ATGTCCGAATTTAATATCGGTCTTGGAAATAATGATACTCAAACAAGAAAAGATGCCTCTTTAGATTTTGTTTCCTTTTGGGATAAACAGGCCAAAAATCTTAGTTGGTTTTCCAGTTGGGACAAAACATTGGACTGGAACCCTCCATTCGCTAAATGGTTTGTAGGAGGTACAATTAACGCATCATACAACGCCCTTGACATTCATCAGAAAAACAAGGCTGAAAAACCTGCTATATTGTGGGAAGGCGAGAATGGTGATTCACGTGTTCTTACTTACAACGATATCTGGATTCAAGTCCAAAAACTTGCAAACGTCCTCAAATCACTCGGTGTAAAGAAAGGTGATAGAGTAACTATCTATCTTCCAATGATTCCAGAATTGCCAATATCGATGCTTGCATGTGCAAGAATAGGGGCAACTCATACTGTTATATTTTCTGGATTTAGTGCAGCAGCAATTAAAGATAGGATTGAAGATTCAAAATCAAAAATAGTAATTACTGCTGATGGTGGATATCGACGTGGAAATGTAATTAAACTCAAAGAAGTAATAGATGATGCAATTAGTGATCTTGATTTTGTTCAAAACGTAATTGTAGTTGAAAGAACAAAAAGTAAAATCAATCTTTCTTCAAAAGACAAGCTTTGGAATCAATTAATGGAAAATTCATCTTATGTATTTCCTGCAGAAAAATTAGACAGTGCTCATCCTCTTTACATTTTGTATACCTCTGGAACAACAGGAAAACCAAAAGGTGTGCTCCATGGAACTGGAGGTTATCTGACCCACTTACATTCTACATTCAAGTGGGCATTTGACATTAAAGATTCTGATGTATTTTTTTGTACAGCTGATATTGGTTGGGTCACAGGACACAGCTATGTTGTTTATGGTCCACTTTTACATGGTGCAACAGAAGTAATGTATGAGGGTGCGCCAGATTTTCCAGATGCCTCACGAATGTGGGATATAATTGAAAAATACAAAGTTACTATTTTTTACACAACACCTACTGCACTTCGAATGTTTATGAAATTTGGAAACGACATTCCAAATTCATTTGATCTCTCATCTCTTAGACTTTTAGGAAGTGTCGGTGAACCAATTAATCCTGAAGTATGGAGATGGTATTTCAAAGTAATTGGAAAAGAAAAATGCCCGATAATTGACACTTGGTGGCAAACTGAAACTGGTGGGATGTTGATTTCTGCTTTGCCTGGGTTGGAGACAATTCCACTAAAGCCAGGCTCTGGAACTCTGCCTATTCCAGGATTACAAATATCTGTAGTCGATGAGTCTGGAAATGACGTACCTGCAAACACCAAGGGATATTTGCTAATCAAAAACCCTTGGCCTGGAATGCTTTTGACTTTGTGGGGGGATGATAAGAAATATCGTGATGTGTATTGGTCAAAATACAAAAATTGTTACTATCCTGGTGACTATGCACTAAAAGATTCAGATGGTTACTTTTGGCTACTTGGTAGAGCAGACGATGTCCTCAAAGTATCTGGTCACAGAATAGGGACTGCTGAGCTTGAAAGCTGTCTTGTATCTCATAATGATGTTGCAGAATCAGCTGTCTGTGGAATCCCAGATGAGATCAAAGGCGAAATCATAATTGCATTTGTAGTTTTAAAACAAAATATAACAAAAGATACCGCCATTTTAGAAAAAGAATTATCTACAAAAATAAGAAATGATATTGGTGCAATTGCTACTCCGCAACAAATCTATTTTGTATCAAAATTGCCAAAAACTCGTAGTGGTAAAATTATGCGAAGACTGCTAAAGGCAATAGCAAACAAAGAGACTATCGGTGATGTCAGTACTTTGGAAGACGGAGCTGCAGTATCTGAAATTCAATCTGCATTTGATGAAATACAAAAATCAATTCAAAATAAAACAAAATAA
- a CDS encoding PAS domain-containing protein, with product MPQTEARKILKDAPIMWRRINSIGIILDCNSTYASKLGYAKTEILGRTIFEHVPKDAWEAMNNSLKTWFETGNVTDREITFKKQDGSTFPGILHAVSLYDEKKNLLGSNTVIFDLTELNDKKIKEFEDYFKEAKEKLDEIKKSEYNNLDENSKSEYDGLRKMFDMLVTTDLRSLKK from the coding sequence ATGCCACAGACAGAAGCAAGAAAAATTCTCAAGGACGCCCCAATAATGTGGAGACGAATCAACTCCATCGGAATTATTCTTGATTGCAATTCAACTTATGCTAGTAAATTAGGCTACGCAAAGACAGAGATTCTAGGCAGAACGATATTTGAACACGTGCCTAAAGACGCATGGGAAGCAATGAACAACTCGCTAAAAACATGGTTTGAGACAGGTAATGTCACAGATAGAGAAATTACCTTTAAGAAGCAAGATGGAAGCACATTCCCAGGCATATTGCATGCAGTGAGTCTTTATGATGAGAAGAAAAACTTGCTTGGAAGTAATACTGTAATTTTTGATCTTACAGAATTAAATGATAAAAAAATTAAAGAGTTTGAGGATTACTTTAAAGAAGCTAAAGAAAAGCTTGATGAGATTAAAAAAAGCGAATACAACAATTTAGATGAAAATTCTAAATCAGAATATGATGGCTTAAGGAAAATGTTTGATATGTTAGTAACAACTGATTTAAGATCGTTAAAAAAATAA
- the fen gene encoding flap endonuclease-1, protein MGLNLKELVVREKTTLESFSSKVIAIDAYNAIYQFLASIRGPDGLQLSDSEGRITSHLSGLLYRNINFLSLGIKPVYVFDGKPPSLKTAEIERRKQIKKDATIKYEKAIAEGNLEDARKFAQQTTSMKDGMVKESKQILSYFGIPYIDAASEGEATAAHLTNTGQAYASASQDFDSILCGAKRLIRNFTNSGRRKIPNRNTYVEIEPEIIETQKTLEALEITREQIVDIGILIGTDFNPNGFDRIGPKTALKMIKQYSRLEDIPQIQEQLQTIEYEKIRKIFLEPIVTDVDEIVFGKVDYEGMTNYLVKERSFSEDRIQSSLNRLKKSLEKKSHNLDQWFS, encoded by the coding sequence ATGGGATTAAACCTCAAAGAGTTAGTAGTAAGAGAGAAAACAACTCTAGAATCATTTTCATCAAAAGTAATAGCAATTGACGCGTATAATGCAATTTATCAGTTCTTGGCAAGCATTAGGGGTCCAGATGGATTACAGTTATCAGATTCTGAGGGCAGGATAACTAGTCATCTTAGCGGATTACTTTATAGAAATATCAATTTTTTATCATTAGGGATAAAACCAGTTTATGTATTTGATGGAAAGCCACCGTCATTGAAAACTGCAGAGATTGAAAGAAGAAAGCAGATCAAAAAAGATGCTACAATAAAATATGAAAAAGCAATTGCAGAGGGAAATTTAGAAGATGCAAGAAAGTTTGCGCAGCAAACAACTAGCATGAAAGATGGGATGGTTAAGGAATCAAAACAAATTTTATCATACTTTGGAATTCCATACATTGATGCAGCATCTGAAGGAGAAGCAACTGCGGCCCATCTAACAAATACTGGACAAGCTTATGCCTCTGCAAGTCAAGACTTTGATTCCATACTTTGTGGTGCAAAGAGGTTAATTAGAAATTTTACAAACAGCGGAAGAAGAAAGATTCCAAACAGAAACACGTATGTGGAAATCGAGCCAGAGATTATCGAGACTCAAAAAACCCTAGAGGCATTAGAAATTACCAGAGAGCAAATAGTAGATATTGGAATTTTAATTGGTACTGATTTTAATCCAAATGGATTTGACAGGATAGGACCAAAAACTGCATTAAAAATGATAAAACAGTATTCAAGACTTGAAGACATTCCACAAATTCAAGAGCAACTACAAACAATTGAGTATGAGAAGATTCGCAAAATATTTCTTGAGCCAATTGTAACAGATGTAGATGAGATAGTCTTTGGAAAAGTAGACTATGAAGGAATGACAAACTATCTAGTCAAAGAGAGAAGTTTTTCTGAAGACAGAATTCAATCTTCTTTAAACCGACTAAAAAAATCACTAGAAAAAAAGAGTCATAATTTAGATCAGTGGTTTAGCTAA